The genomic region cagaaatataagttacaagtcatttttgtaaaggtaatcatttcagtcgaaagaacgacgtaaagatgaccattttagaaaacatacttccactttgagtttaaccttgatttttggatatagtttcatgtttatatgaaaaatcatttttccagaagaacaacttttaaatcaaattttatcatagtttttaattatccaaacctaaacagcccccggtttcactacgacggcgtatatccgattttatggtgttcatcgtgtttccaggttttaaatcattaagttagcatatcatatagatataaaacatgtgtttagttgattttaaaagtcaagttagaaggattaacttttgtttgcgaacaagtttagaattaactaaactatattctagtgattacaagtttaaaccttcgaataagatagctttatatgtatgaatcgaatgatgttatgaacatcattactacctcaagttttctggataaaactactggaaatgagaaaaatggatctatcttcaaaggatccttggatggcttgaaagttcttgaaacagaatcatgacacgaaaacagttcaagtaagattttcactcgaaataagattgttatagttgtagaaattgaatcaaagtttgaatatgaatattaccgtgaattagaaagataacctactgtaaataacaaaggtcccttgatcttagatgattacttggaatggattagaaagcttggaagtagacttgcaaacttggaagtattcttgatttttatgaaactatacttatggaatttatgaagaacacttagaacttgaagatggaacttgagagagatcaattagatgaagaaaattgaagaatgaaattgtttgtaggtgtttttggtcgttggtatatggattagatataaaggatatgtaattttgttttcatgtaaataagtcattaatgattactcatatttttgtaattttatgagatatttcatgctagttgccaaatgatggttcccacatgtgttaggtgactcacatgggctgccaagagctgatcattggagtgtatataccaatagtacatacatctaaaagctatgtattgtacgagtacgaatacgggtgcatacgagtagaattgttgatgaaactgaacgaggatgtaattgtaagcatttttgttaagtagaagtattttgataagtgtcttaaagtctttcaaaagtgtatgaatacatattaaaacactacatgtatatacattttaactgagtcgttaagtcatcgtttgtcgttacatataaatgttgttttgaaacctttaggttaacgatcttgttaaatgttgttaacccattgtttattatatcaaatgagatgttaaattgttacattatcatgatattatgatatttaatatatcttagtatgatatatatacagttaaatgtcgttacaacgataatcgttacatatatgtctcgtttcgaaatcattaagttagtagtcttatttttacatatgtagttcattattaatacacttaatgatatatttaattatcatttaacataattaaccaagtgtatcaatatcttaatatgattcatatgtacctagtaagacgttgttataacgataatcgttatatatatcgttttcgagtttcttaatttaatagtctcatttttatgtatataactcattgttaaaatacctaatgagatacttacttataataaaatcatattaactatatatataaccatatatatgtcatcgtatagtttttacaagttttaacgttcgtgaatcaccggtcaacttgggtggtcaattgtctatatgaaacctatttcaattaatcaagtcttaacaagtttgattgcttaacatgttggaaacatttagtcatgtaaatatcaatctcaattaatatatataaacatggaaaagttcgggtcactacacttcagATCACATGACAGGTGATCATCATCTTTTCTCCGACTTTAAATCACAACCATCTCATGTCACAATTGCAAATGGTACTACCTCCCCTGTCCTTGGTTTCGGTATAGTCAATCTTACCCCATCTATTTCGTTATTAGTTTTAAGTCTACCTAACTTCTCATTTAATTTGTTGTCCATTAGCAAAATTACCCGAGATTTGAATTGTGTTGCTTTACTCTATCCTGATTATTGTGTCTTCCAGGATCTATCGACAAAGCAGATTATTGGTAAAGGAAGGGTATCTGATGGCCTATACATACTTGAACCTGAAACTAAAATACCACGCTCTTTGGTATGCTCTAAGTCATCATCCCCTTATGAGATGCATTGTAGGTTGGGACATCCTTCTCTTCAGAGTATGAAGAAATTATGTCCTGAATTTTCTAATTTATCGTCTCTATATTGTGAGTCATGTCAGTTTGCTAAACACCATCGAATCCACTTACCTCCCAGAGTCAATAAATGAGCTTCAGTTCCATttgaattggttcactctgatgtttGGGGACCATGTTCAGTTACTTCCAAACTCGGTTTTAAGTATTTTGTTACCTTCATTGATGATTATTCTCGTGTTACCTGGCTTTATTTGATGAAAAGTCGTTCCGAAGTATTTACTCACTTTTGCTCAATTGTTACTGAAATAAAAACGCAATTTCAGGTTCCGGTTCAAACTTCACGAGTCATCTTGTGTTGACATACCGAATCATTTTCGTCATATATGCTTCAGAATGGTATCCTTCACGAGTCATCTTGTGTTGACATACCGGCCCAAAATGGGGTTGCGGAACGAAAGAATTTACATCTTCTTGAGGTAGCTCGAGCACTTTTATTTCAAATGAATGTTCCAAAACCATTTTGGGCTGACGCTGTTTCAACTACATGTTTCCTTATAAATCGAATGACATTTGCTGTCCTTAATGGTGATATTCCATATTCAGTCTTGTTTCCTACAAAATCTTTATTTTCGATTGAGCCAAAGATTTTTGGTAGTACTTGTTTTGTTCGGGACACTCAACCTCACCTCACTAAATTAGATCCAAAGTCCATCAAATGTGTATTTCTTGGATATTCTCATCTTCAAAAAGGGTATAGATGCTTTTCACCAACTCTCCAACGCTATGTTGTTTCCAGTGACGTCACATTTCAAGAAGAATTACCATTCTTTCAGACAACAATTTCTCGCAATCATAAGGAGAGTGATGACTTATTGAGATATAGCATGAAAGTACCCACACCAGATCCCACACCAGATCTCATACCAGATCCCACACCAGATCCCACACCAGTTCTCACACCAGATCCCACACCAGATCTTACACCAGTTCCCACACCAGATCCCACACCATCAGAACAAACTGACcattttcaatatatatacagTCGATGTCCCCGTGCTACATCAGTGTCCGCTCCTGAGCCACAGTCATCGTCGGTAGATCCTCCCGGTGATTCACCGAGTAATGTTTCAAGTGATATTCATGATACTCAATCTTCCGATTTTGATTCTGATATACCGATTGCTCTTTAAAAAGGTAAACGTAAGTGTACTTATCATATTGCTTCCTTTGTCTCTTATGATACATTGTTCGTCTCTTCTCGTGCTTTTGTTGCCACTTTAGACTCTGTCGCCATTCAGAAAACTGTTGGTAAAGCTTTGGCTCATTCTGGATGGCGTGCTGCTATGATTGAGGAAATGAATGCACTCGATCATAGTGGCACTTGAGCATTAGTTAACTTACCTGTTTCTAAAAAGGCAATTGGTTGTAAGTGGGTCTTCACAGTAAAGGTTAATCCTGATGGTTCTTTGGCACGATTGAAAGCTCGTTTAGTTGCTAAGGTATATACTCAAACATATGGGGTGGATTATTCTGAGACCTTTTCTCCTGTTGCTAAACTCACATCTATCAGATTATTCATTTCTTTAGCTGCTACATATTAATGGACACTTCAccaacttgatgtgaagaatgAATTTTTACATGGAGATttgcaagaagaagtctatatggagaAACCTCCTGGGTTTGTTGCTCAGGGGGAGTCTGGTAAAGTATGCAAATTACGAAAATCAATTTACGGTTTGAAGCAATCTCCTCGTGCCTGGTTCGAAAAATTCAATGAGGTAGTTAGAAACTTTGGCCTAAGAAGAAGTGCATATGATCACTCTGTATTCTTCACTTCATCAAACTCTGGGTGCATCTTGCTTGTTGTTTATGTGGATGACATTGTAATTACTGGGAGTGATAAAGAAGGAATTCACAGGTTAAAAACATTCTTAAGTACTCAATTTCAAACGAAGGACCTTGGTCCTTTGAAATATTTTCTCGGTATTGAAGTCTCTCGAAATAAAAGAGGTATTTTCTTATCTCAGAGAAAGTATTGTCATGATGTGCTTAGTGATTCTGGGATGATTAACGCAAAAACTTGTGAAACACCAATGATACCTAGCATAAAGTTAAAACCTGACGAAGGAGAACTTCTTATGAATCCAGAAAAATATAGAAGGATTGTCGGCAAGCTAAATTATCTTACACTCACCCGTCCTGATATTGCTTTCCCGGTGAGTGTTGTTAGTCAGTTCTTGTCATCTCCGAGAACCTCACATTGGGATACTGTcgctcactgataatgctaaaaccgaacatatatttcatagcattatccctcaagaaagacaagcttttagttgcaattgttctatttacaagtgatattcgtttaaataataaaaggtgaagacaaaagacagattcaacgaattgaagacgcaaacgaccaaaaagctcaaaagtacaaaatacaatcaaagtggttccaattgttgatgagaaacgtctcaaaattacaagagtacaagacgcgaaacgcaaagtacaagatattaaattgtacgcaaggacgttcgaaaatccggaaccgggaccagagccaactcttaacgctcgacacaacggactaaaaattacaagtcaactatgcacaagaataaaatataatatttaaataattatataaattatttatatattatatattataataaaaaccgtcggcaagctaggagccaaactcttgtgagctggaaaaaggggccatgcgatcgcatggcctggaaggcaaaaatccatgcgatcgcatggcagtaggtgacagaccacatgcctataaattcgcagttttgatTGATCATATATCCattttttctcttctcattcatatacgtaaatatatatatatatatatatatatatatatatatatatatatatatatatatatatatatatatatatatatagatatacatatacatatatatatatatatatatatattatattttaattttaattttaattttaaattctaataataagggtatgttagcgaatgttgtaagggtgtaagtcgaaattctgtccgtgtaacgctacgctatttttaatcactgtaagttatggttaatgttatttttaaattaatgtctcgtagctaagttattattatgcttatttaagacgaagtaatcgtgatgttgggctaaaaatattaaaattgggtaattgagctttgtaccataattggggtttggataaaagaacgacacttgtggaaattagactatgggctattaatgggctttatattaactaaacgacacctcgttaatttaatatatagacttataatttgacgtatttatatataaccacatacgcttgactgggtacggtgggcgggatatctataaataccaataattattcattttaccggacacggaactggattaatagttaatagaattgttgaaacaggggtggattacattcaagggtaattggtgtaattattaacaaagtagtaaaaccttggtttacacgcagtcgataacctggtgcattcattaaacaaagtattaagaccttgttacaattcgaatctccaattagttggaatatttgacttcgggaataagaataatttgacgaagactttcacactttatgattatgactgatggactattatggacaaatccgtatggacatattgaataatccaggacaaaggacaattaacccatggtaataaaactaaaatcaacacgtcaaacatcatgattacggaagtttaaataagcataatttatatatttcatatttaattgcacttttaattatcgcacttttatttattgtcattatatttaattgcacttttattttatcgcacttttatttatcgcaatttcattatcgttatttactttacgccttaaattaagttatatttatttttaatattttacattaggttttaactgcgacttaagttttaaaatcgacaaactggtcattaaacggtaaaaccccccttttataataataatactacttatatatatttttgtatttttacaattataagtaaaaaattatagcgttaagcttgtttaaaagatccctgtggaacgaaccggacttactaaaaactacactactgtacgattaggtacactgcctataagtgttgtagcaaggtttaggtatatccattctataaataaataaatatcttgtgtaaaattgtatcgtatttaatagtatttcgttgtaaaaattaatgctatttcatatacccctcgcataacatcaagtatttttggcgccgctgtcggggaaagcttaaacgccggaagcgaaacgctatctaaaaaaaaagattttttattaagttctttgtataaaaatatatatgttttaaataataatatattcaaaaatataaaaagaaaaacaaaatttatatatttttaagagtttgttaaatatttaagttttataaagtttctttatttttattttagtttgtaaaaatataagttttatttaaatattttgtataaatataaaacagaaaattaaaacagaaaaaaaaaaatccttcggtctggtactgtagcagcccaactctggcccgaaaccctagctcatgcgatcgcatgagcccgaaggcaaaaattcatgcgatcgcatgaatgtacctgacacgccacagttgacctaattcagcattaattacggagtatattttaattattattattataaccctaattaggtttagattatttaattatttagtattagttttaattaatttgttttatttagtttaattagttttaataaaaaataaaattaatagttttataaaataaataatataaaaataatatttttataaaaattgtactttttacaactttaagtttatttttatattttgtatctttttattcgttttagcgtaatttttatatttttcgctcgtatttagttttaagacatagtttttgccacagttatttttatatctagcttttttaggctttgccgtaaaatcccttaagtgctttttctttagactaagatttaggtgctttagaattttgcgacgccgttttaaatattttagtacctttttaagtttttgccattttgaatatagtattccttttaagctttaatatttttagacgcaacttttaaatcttagtttttagactttttaagtttcgacgcgctactttcttatttttatttttcgaccttttatttttcgacatttttcgacgcgcaatctttttctttcttatttctcgacgctctagtttacaggacatagaatttttttttctatttcttctctaaaatttcaaaatgaaaaattattttaagtggttaaattgatagacatccattttctgattcgtagtaatagttggatttgtacgtggaccgggttattggagccaaacagttctcatttatattgagaccaaacgaatcctgcccctctgctgtatcttttggctattcgaaacgtgggcaaaatcagaaaagtctattaatttgataacttatataatttttcttatttttataactaataggatattcagtgaatgcactgtagtgacccgggaatttctgatcaaatttaaactttaatctttatatatttctgacatgataagaaaagtctgtaatgttgagtcttaaaatctttgaactgtttacatagattcagttgacctttgaccattctcgacgattcacgaacaactatatataaatagatacatatacattaacttgaaaatattacttgaaataatatatgatttaattgttgaaaataaatatgaaaaataatatgcgatgtaatgaaaactattattataaatatatagatatatatttatatatataaatatgtatataaatattacttgtaaatatataaattatattaaattcaatggtttaaagatatataatatatttatttagtagttaaacttgctatttaaaactctttatatatagaaagagaatatattaaaaataaatgatttcgagtctaattagtaaatgtcagtagcacttggttgacgatttgttagttttaatatagatattgtacatgtccatgaaggattgaaataaaagttgaactgtaaatcgattacgaagattttagatttgttaaaagtatttttacctttttaagtttaaatattagtactccgtacatataaatcggaacagaatataaataatttttgaaccttttggatcaggtttcaaacaggtaatgagtgaaataattaaatatgtttaatctaaaaatttgggatttttaggaacacttttatacgttaactgtttagcaatggaccacgatata from Rutidosis leptorrhynchoides isolate AG116_Rl617_1_P2 chromosome 9, CSIRO_AGI_Rlap_v1, whole genome shotgun sequence harbors:
- the LOC139868199 gene encoding uncharacterized mitochondrial protein AtMg00810-like, with translation MEKPPGFVAQGESGKVCKLRKSIYGLKQSPRAWFEKFNEVVRNFGLRRSAYDHSVFFTSSNSGCILLVVYVDDIVITGSDKEGIHRLKTFLSTQFQTKDLGPLKYFLGIEVSRNKRGIFLSQRKYCHDVLSDSGMINAKTCETPMIPSIKLKPDEGELLMNPEKYRRIVGKLNYLTLTRPDIAFPVSVVSQFLSSPRTSHWDTVTHILKYLKGTPGRGLLYQNHGHHTIEGFSDADYNGDPATKRSTTGYCVFIGGNLVSWKSKKQNVVSRSSAESEYRAMAQTTCELIWVRNLLSEIGFAQSEPMNSWCDNKAAIHIASNPVFHERTKHIEVDCHFTREKLEEGIIQTPHIKSNEQLADLFTKALPRNCICQFCDKLGMINIYAPA